The genomic DNA GAAAAACTTTATTTTTTAAATCATCCACATCATCATCCATCAAGAGGATTTGACGAGCCTGCACGTGATCTCCACGCACGAAACAATCTAAAGATTCTTTGACCATCTTGCGCACAAATTCAGCCATTTGAATAATCATCACCACTTGCTCTAGGGAGTTTCGATTTAAATAATCACTTGTTGTATAAGCAATATTTGAAACTTGGTCACCCATACGCTCTAGATCTGTGTTAATTTTTAAAATCGATAAAATAATTCTTAAGTCTTTGGCCACTGGACTTTGTTTGGCTAAAATATTTAAACAGGATTCATCAATTTTAATATGATCCTCGTTAATTTTTTGTTCAATTTGATGAATGTTTTTCAGTGGATTCACGCTTCGCGTGCTTATGGCTTTAACAGCATCGAGCAAAGCTAATTCAACACTTCCCCCCATTATTAAAATTAATCTTTTCACCTCATCAATTTGTGAATCTAATGCTCTTTCCAATTCTTACCTTTTCCTTCTTCCGACAAACATTACCTTCTTATACACTTAGACCTCTATCATTTCCTAACAAAAAAAATTGAGAATCAATAAACTTCATCCATAACTGAGAGCGTCGGCAGCTTCTTAGCATGTACTTGAAAAGTCTTAGAACTTTTCAAGTACGAGCTTCATACTAATTCCTATTATATTTAGAGCCTGTCCCCAAAAGGTCAGATACAAGGCGTGATTCCGTCAAATAATTCGTGGAGGCTTACTTTTTGTAAGTTGGAACGAATTTTTTGGCGGTCCAACGAAGTAGATGACCTTTTAGGGACAGGCTCGTTTAGAATAATTGCCTTACCCCAACAAAAGCAAATTCTTTTTCAGGTGAATACTTTGAATGATTCTGCCCATAGGAAGTAAAACTGTAGCCAAGAAATCCTGATCTGGCATCCTTTGTTATTTCGAAAAACGCTTGATAGGACTTAATTTCGTCCTCTTTTTGAGATAAATTAGGATCGAAAAAATCTCCTTTGAAAAGAAGGGATTTATCTTCGCCAACTTCAAATTTCAACCATAAAGATCCCCCCTCTCCACTAATCACTTGCTCTGGGAAAGCCGTGCTATCCCAGCCTTCGGCCCGATGATATTGCGACACACCTATGGCTGCGTCTTGGGTTCTTAATGCCTCTAAACCCATTTTAAGAAACCCAAAGTTCCATCCAAGCTTCATGATCCATCTTTCTTTGAGATTGAATGGTTTTTCATAATCATCATAAGACCCGTCCATGTACATTATTCCTAAATTAAATACAGAATCATTATAGTCCAAAACTAAATAATTATCTTTTTGATTTCCAGACTCTTCTTTCTTGTTTTCTTCTCCGTTGGATATACCCATACCTATGGACAAAAAATCTGAAAAAAGATAATGCACTTCGATCCCTAAAT from Deltaproteobacteria bacterium includes the following:
- the phoU gene encoding phosphate signaling complex protein PhoU, whose protein sequence is MERALDSQIDEVKRLILIMGGSVELALLDAVKAISTRSVNPLKNIHQIEQKINEDHIKIDESCLNILAKQSPVAKDLRIILSILKINTDLERMGDQVSNIAYTTSDYLNRNSLEQVVMIIQMAEFVRKMVKESLDCFVRGDHVQARQILLMDDDVDDLKNKVFHDLCEHMKKNPQDVDASLDLILIARNFERLGDHATNIAEDIIFACTGEDVRHGGKGAG